The Morococcus cerebrosus sequence GATTTCGTTGTTCAGTCCGATGACGGTATGCTGTACCGGCTCGTCGGTAAAGTCGTCTTCAATCGCCAACTCGACATCGGTTTTGATGGCGGAAGGTTTGGCGAGTTTGGCTTTGGCGGCGAAGATTTCGTCTTGTTCTTGCAGATTGCGCAGCGCGGCTTCTTGGGCTTTGTTCGCTTTTTTGACGAACAGGCCTTTGCCGCCGGATTCTTTACCGTCGCGCACATGGCTGGTTTTACTGTTCAGGAGCGCGTCTTTGTCGGAGTGGCCGAACTGCTCGCGCACCTGTTTGCGGTATTGGTTTTCTTGGTACATATTGTAGGCGATGACGGCAAGGATGACTGCCAAGCCTAAGACGATGAAAATCATGGGTAATCACTTTTTTGTAAGAGCGGCATTCCGTCTTCGTTGCCCGGGGCGGTTTGCCTTTGGGCGCATGCGGAATCGTATTGCCGCGAGTAAGTTCGTCGGAGTCGGACACGGATTGTCCCGTATGAACATTCAATTATAACGAAAATAAACTTTTCTGACAGCAAATGCCGTGAATGATAGCCCAAAATCGGGCTGGGTCGTCTGAAAAATGCTATATGGCATTTTTGAGCGATTAACGGACAACCGGGAAACCTGCTGCCTGCAATCTTTGCCAGTCGAAAAAGTGGCCGGGGTCGGTTTTGCGGTCGGGAGCGATGTCCTGATGACCGGTAACAGCGGTGATGGGGTAATGCCCGACCAACGCGTGCAGCAGGGTTTCCAGCGTTTGATATTGCGCCTCGGCAAACGGCTCGAAATCGCAGCCTTCCAATTCGATACCGACCGAAAACGCGTTGCACTTTTCACGTCTGCGAAACGACGACACGCCCGCGTGGTACGCCATATCGTCGCAAGAAACGAACTGCACCGCCTCGCCCTCGCGGGTGATCAGAAAATGGCTGGAAACGCGCAAGGTGTGGATGACGCTGAAAAACGGATGTTCGTTGGGGGCGATGCGGTTGGTAAACAGCTTTTCCACCGCGCCCGTCCCATATTCGAAAGGCGGCAGCGAAATATTGTGTAAAACCACCAGCGACACAGTTTCTGATTCTGCACGCGGCTCGAAGTTCGGAGAAAACGCGCGGCGGGCAGGCTGCCACCAGCCTTGTTGCCAGTCAATGTCTTGGCATTCGGACGGAAGATTCATAATTCAGACGACCCTTTATTTCAGACGACCACTGAGGCGGAAAAAACATACGTCGGGCGGGCGCGCGGGAATGGGGTGCGCATTTCGGTTATACTGTCGCCCGACGTTCACAAATCAAAAATCCTACCATGCTGAAAAAAATGTTGAAATGGTTTGCGGTATTTTTTGTTGCCGTTGCCGCCGTGTTCGCCGCCTTGCTGTTTGTTCC is a genomic window containing:
- the ampD gene encoding 1,6-anhydro-N-acetylmuramyl-L-alanine amidase AmpD, with the translated sequence MNLPSECQDIDWQQGWWQPARRAFSPNFEPRAESETVSLVVLHNISLPPFEYGTGAVEKLFTNRIAPNEHPFFSVIHTLRVSSHFLITREGEAVQFVSCDDMAYHAGVSSFRRREKCNAFSVGIELEGCDFEPFAEAQYQTLETLLHALVGHYPITAVTGHQDIAPDRKTDPGHFFDWQRLQAAGFPVVR